The following DNA comes from Schistocerca piceifrons isolate TAMUIC-IGC-003096 chromosome 3, iqSchPice1.1, whole genome shotgun sequence.
GAGCGGCGAGTGGCGGGGCAGGGAGGGGCGAGTGGCGGGGCAGGTAGGGGCGAGTGGCGGGGCAGGGAGGGGCGAATGGCGGAGCAGGGAGGGGAGAGTGTCGGGGCAAGGGGAAGGGACGAGAGGCGGGCAAGGGGACGGGACGAGAGGCGGGCCGAGGGGACGGTACGAGAGGCGGGGCGAGGGGACGAGACGAGAGGCGGGGCGAGGGGACGAAACGAGAGGCGGGGCGAGGGGACGAGACGAGAGGCGGGGCGAGGGGACGAGACGAGAGGCGGGGCGAGGGGACGGGACGAGAGGCGGGGCGAGGGGACGGGACGAGAGGCGGGGCGAGGGGACGGGACGAGAGGCGGGGCGAGGGGACGGGACGAGAGGCGGGGCGAGGGGACGGGACGAGAGGCGGGGCGAGGGGACGGGACGAGAGGCGGGGCGAGGGGACGGGACGAGAGGCGGGGCGAGGGGACGGGACGAGAGGCGGGGCGAGGGGACGGGACGAGAGGCGGGGCGAGGGGACGGGACGAGAGGCGGGGCGAGGGGACGGGACGAGAGGCGGGACGAGAGGCGGGGCGAGGGGGCGACAAGGGGACGAGGCGAGAGGCGTGGCAAGGGGGCGACAAGGGGACGAGGCGAGAGGCGTGGCAAGGGGGCGAGAGGCGGGGCAAGGGGGCGACAGGCGGGGCAAGGGGGCGAGAGGCGGGGCAAGGGGGCGAAGCGAGGGGGCGGGGCAAGGGGGCGGGGCGAGAGGCGGGGCAAGGGGGCGGGGCGAGAGGCGGGGCAAGGGGGCGGGGCGAGAGGACGACGAGGGGACGGGGTGAGAGGCGGGGCAAGGGGGTGACGAGGGGACGGGGCGAGAGGCGGGGCAAGGGGACGGGCCGAGAGGCGGGGCCAGGGGGCGACGAGGGGACGGGGCGAGAGGAGGGGCAAGGGGGCGACGAGGGGACGGGGCGAGAGGCGGGGCAAGGTGGCGACAAGGGGACGGGGCGAGAGGCGGGGCAAGGTGGCGACAAGGGGACGGGGCGAGAGGCGGGGCAAGGTGGCGACAAGGGGACGGGGCGAGAGGCGGGGCAAGGGGGTGACAAGGGGACGGGGCGAGAGGCGGGGCAAGGGGGCGACAAGGGGACGGGGCGAGAGGCGGGGCAGGGAGGAGACAAGGGGGCAGGGAGGGGACAAGGGGGCAGGGAGGGGACAAGGGGGCAAGGAGGCGACAAGGGGGCAAGGAGGCGACAAGGGGGCAAGGAGGCGACAAGGTGGCAAGCAGGCGACAAGGTGGCAAGGGGGGGCAAGGGGGCGACGAGGGGGCAAGGGGGCGACGAGGCGGCAAGGGGGCGACGAGGGGGCAAGGGGGCGACGAGGGGGCAAGGGGGCGACGAGGGGGCAAGGGGGCGACGAGGGGGCAAGGTGGCGACAAGGGGACGGGGCGAGAGGCGGGGCAAGGTGGCGACAAGGGGACGGGGCGAGAGGCGGGGCAAGGTGGCGACAAGGGGACGGGGCGAGAGGCGGGGCAAGGGGGTGACAAGGGGACGGGGCGAGAGGCGGGGCAAGGGGGCGACAAGGGGACGGGGCGAGAGGCGGGGCAGGGAGGAGACAAGGGGGCAGGGAGGGGACAAGGGGGCAGGGAGGGGACAAGGGGGCAAGGAGGCGACAAGGGGGCAAGGAGGCGACAAGGGGGCAAGGAGGCGACAAGGTGGCAAGCAGGCGACAAGGTGGCAAGGGGGGGCAAGGGGGCGACGAGGGGGCAAGGGGGCGACGAGGGGGCAAGGTGGCAAGGGGGGGCAAGGGGGCGACGAGGGGGCAAGGTGGCAAGGGGGGGCAAGGGGGCGACGAGGGGGCAAGGGGGCGACGAGGCGGCAAGGGGGCGACGAGGGGGCAAGGGGGCGACGAGGGGGCAAGGGGGGCGACGAGGGGGCAAGGGGGCGACGAGGGGGCAAGGGGGCGACGAGGGGGCAAGGGGGCGACGAGGGGGCAAGGGGGCGACGAGGGGGCAAGGGGGCGACGAGGGGGCAAGGGGGCGACGAGGGGGCAAGGGGGCGACGAGGGGGCAAGGGGGCGACGAGGGGGCAAGGGGGCGACGAGGAGGCAAGGGGGCGACGAGGAGGCGGCAAGTGGGCAAGTCGGCGACAAGGTGGCAAGGAGGCGACAAGGGGGCAAGGAGGCGACAAGGGGGCAAGGAGGCGACAAGGGGGCAAGGAGGCGACAAGTGGGCAAGGAGGCGACAAGTGGGCAAGGAGGCGACA
Coding sequences within:
- the LOC124789189 gene encoding glycine-rich cell wall structural protein 1.8-like; amino-acid sequence: MGTRQDVGKEERRGRGESWGKEAGKGGGRRGKEAGGGERMREVGQGGGRRGRERRVAGQGGASGGAGRGEWRGREGRMAEQGGESVGARGRDERRARGRDERRAEGTVREAGRGDETRGGARGRNERRGEGTRREAGRGDETRGGARGRDERRGEGTGREAGRGDGTRGGARGRDERRGEGTGREAGRGDGTRGGARGRDERRGEGTGREAGRGDGTRGGARGRDERRGEGTGREAGREAGRGGDKGTRREAWQGGDKGTRREAWQGGERRGKGATGGARGREAGQGGEARGRGKGAGREAGQGGGARGGARGRGERTTRGRGERRGKGVTRGRGERRGKGTGREAGPGGDEGTGREEGQGGDEGTGREAGQGGDKGTGREAGQGGDKGTGREAGQGGDKGTGREAGQGGDKGTGREAGQGGDKGTGREAGQGGDKGAGRGQGGREGTRGQGGDKGARRRQGGKEATRWQAGDKVARGGKGATRGQGGDEAARGRRGGKGATRGQGGDEGARGRRGGKVATRGRGERRGKVATRGRGERRGKVATRGRGERRGKGVTRGRGERRGKGATRGRGERRGREETRGQGGDKGAGRGQGGKEATRGQGGDKGARRRQGGKQATRWQGGARGRRGGKGATRGQGGKGGQGGDEGARWQGGARGRRGGKGATRRQGGDEGARGRRGGKGGDEGARGRRGGKGATRGQGGDEGARGRRGGKGATRGQGGDEGARGRRGGKGATRGQGGDEEARGRRGGGKWASRRQGGKEATRGQGGDKGARRRQGGKEATSGQGGDKWARRRQVGK